From Lysobacter auxotrophicus, the proteins below share one genomic window:
- the gorA gene encoding glutathione-disulfide reductase → MSLEASGFDLIVIGGGSGGLAGAFRAAEHGARVALLEPHLLGGTCVNVGCVPKKAMWLAADVAGRLRLAQTLGFDVPPATLDWPEFIVHRERYIANIHASYRRRLDAAGIMVVPSFARFVDARTVECENGTLLRAKRILIATGGRPARPDIPGAASGGVSDDFFQWRAAPERVAIIGGGYIAVELAGLLQGLGSRVELFVRGDRLLNGFDHELATQLGEDYRQSGIRLHFGHSVAALEDDGKRVRCEDGALSDPFDAVLFATGRKPNSERLHLERAGVATDVGGHVAVDERHATNVDGIFAVGDITPNPPLTPVAIAAARRLMDRLYGGATALLDARDIPTVVFSHPPIGQVGLTEREAREVHGDAVHVYRAGFRPMLAALADIPQRSLFKLVCVGDERRVVGIHLLGDAADEILQGFAVALKRGITLDDLRDTVAIHPTSAEEVVLMR, encoded by the coding sequence ATGAGCCTGGAAGCGAGCGGATTCGATCTCATCGTCATCGGCGGCGGTTCCGGCGGGCTTGCCGGTGCATTCCGCGCCGCCGAACACGGTGCACGCGTCGCGCTGCTGGAGCCGCACCTGCTGGGCGGCACCTGCGTGAACGTGGGCTGCGTGCCGAAGAAGGCGATGTGGCTGGCGGCGGACGTCGCCGGGCGCCTGCGCCTCGCGCAGACGCTGGGGTTCGACGTGCCGCCCGCCACGCTGGACTGGCCGGAGTTCATCGTCCATCGCGAGCGCTACATCGCGAACATCCACGCGAGCTACCGGCGCCGGCTCGACGCGGCGGGCATCATGGTCGTACCGAGCTTCGCCCGCTTCGTCGATGCGAGAACCGTCGAGTGCGAGAACGGCACGCTGCTGCGCGCGAAGCGCATCCTCATCGCAACCGGTGGTCGCCCGGCGCGGCCCGACATTCCCGGCGCTGCATCCGGGGGTGTGTCGGATGATTTCTTCCAGTGGCGCGCCGCGCCCGAGCGCGTGGCGATCATCGGCGGCGGCTACATCGCGGTGGAACTGGCCGGCCTGTTGCAGGGACTCGGCAGCCGGGTCGAACTGTTCGTTCGCGGCGATCGCCTGCTCAATGGCTTCGATCACGAACTGGCGACGCAACTTGGCGAGGACTATCGGCAGTCGGGCATCCGCCTCCATTTCGGCCATTCCGTCGCCGCGCTGGAAGACGACGGCAAGCGCGTGCGCTGCGAGGACGGCGCGCTCAGCGATCCGTTCGACGCCGTGCTCTTCGCCACGGGGCGCAAGCCCAACAGCGAACGCCTGCATCTCGAACGCGCCGGCGTGGCCACCGATGTCGGCGGCCACGTCGCCGTGGACGAACGCCACGCGACCAACGTCGACGGCATCTTCGCCGTCGGCGACATCACGCCGAATCCGCCGCTTACGCCGGTCGCGATCGCCGCGGCGCGCCGCCTGATGGATCGCCTGTACGGCGGTGCGACCGCATTGCTCGATGCACGCGATATTCCGACCGTGGTGTTCTCGCATCCGCCGATCGGGCAGGTGGGCCTGACCGAACGCGAAGCACGCGAGGTGCACGGCGACGCCGTGCATGTCTATCGCGCCGGCTTCCGCCCGATGCTGGCGGCGCTCGCCGACATCCCGCAGCGCAGCCTGTTCAAGCTGGTGTGCGTGGGCGACGAGCGGCGCGTCGTCGGCATCCACCTGTTGGGCGATGCGGCGGACGAGATCCTGCAGGGCTTCGCGGTCGCGCTGAAGCGCGGCATCACCCTCGACGATCTGCGCGACACCGTCGCCATTCACCCGACCAGCGCCGAAGAAGTGGTGCTGATGCGCTGA
- the hutG gene encoding N-formylglutamate deformylase has translation MNAPHDSDVFTLHRGTTPLLVSLPHDGSHIPENLAARMVPAARRAPDTDWHVSVLYDFARELGASILVPRHSRYVVDLNRPPDDTSLYPGQNTTGLCPAVQFTGEPIYLEGRSPDEAEVAQRVERYWRPYHDALAGEIERLRTQYGRVVLWEGHSIRGSDLPFLFEGRLPDLNLGTSGGASCSPALQQRLEAVLEGQIDFDHVVNGRFKGGYITRHYADPARGIDAVQLEVSQRNYMDENTFAYDAGKASILQAVIRNLLLATLR, from the coding sequence ATGAACGCACCACACGACAGCGACGTCTTCACTCTGCATCGCGGCACCACGCCGCTGCTGGTGAGCCTGCCGCACGACGGCAGCCATATTCCCGAGAACCTCGCCGCGCGCATGGTGCCGGCCGCGCGACGCGCGCCGGACACCGACTGGCACGTGTCGGTGCTGTACGACTTCGCGCGCGAGTTGGGCGCCTCGATCCTCGTGCCGCGTCACTCGCGTTACGTGGTCGACCTCAATCGACCGCCCGACGACACATCGCTTTATCCCGGGCAGAACACCACCGGTCTGTGCCCCGCCGTGCAGTTCACCGGCGAGCCGATCTACCTGGAAGGCCGATCGCCCGACGAGGCAGAAGTCGCCCAGCGCGTGGAGCGCTACTGGCGCCCGTACCACGACGCGCTGGCCGGCGAGATCGAGCGACTGCGCACGCAATACGGGCGCGTGGTGCTGTGGGAGGGGCATTCGATCCGCGGCAGCGACCTGCCGTTCCTGTTCGAGGGCCGCCTGCCGGACCTGAACCTCGGCACGTCGGGCGGCGCGAGCTGTTCGCCGGCGCTGCAGCAGCGCCTCGAGGCAGTGCTGGAAGGACAGATCGATTTCGACCACGTGGTCAACGGCCGCTTCAAGGGCGGCTACATCACGCGCCACTACGCCGATCCCGCACGCGGAATCGACGCGGTGCAACTGGAAGTCAGCCAGCGGAATTACATGGACGAGAACACGTTCGCGTACGACGCCGGAAAGGCGTCGATCCTGCAGGCCGTCATCCGCAACCTGTTGCTTGCGACCTTGCGCTGA
- a CDS encoding NAD(P)/FAD-dependent oxidoreductase: MEQREDVVIVGAGVIGLASALALLESGRSVRVIDAGRVGGGSSHGNCGTITPSHAPPLAAPGVVLRALRWMLTPDAPLYVAPRFDPALWSWLLRFAVRCNDRDWRSSARAKSAILNDSRERLADWVRDYGLSCEFAHSGEDYVFRDPHEFEHFQDEVGFLRELGVRVDVVDGPTYELMEPALKPGVAGAIRFDGDAVLRPDRYVGELARVVRARGGTIVEHCAFSGVREDGDGVCVSTAQGDVRAREMVMALGAWSPRLADAIGAPALKAAIQPGKGYSITYSTPARVPRRPLVLRERQVCVTSWESGFRLGSTMEFSGYDDTLNPRRLAALERGASEYLHEPYGAQKQEQWFGWRPMSCDDVPIIGRVPRNERIVVATGHGMMGVSMSVSTGQLVADLITGRRPDLDPTPYALERFA, from the coding sequence ATGGAACAGCGCGAAGATGTAGTGATCGTCGGCGCCGGCGTCATCGGTCTGGCCAGCGCCCTGGCTCTTCTGGAAAGCGGACGCAGCGTTCGCGTGATCGATGCCGGCCGCGTCGGTGGCGGCAGTTCGCATGGCAACTGCGGCACCATCACCCCGAGCCACGCACCGCCGCTCGCCGCCCCCGGCGTGGTCCTGCGCGCGTTGCGCTGGATGCTCACGCCCGACGCACCGCTTTACGTCGCGCCGCGCTTCGATCCGGCGCTGTGGTCGTGGCTGCTGCGATTCGCGGTGCGCTGCAACGACCGCGACTGGCGCAGCAGCGCGCGGGCCAAGTCCGCCATCCTCAACGATTCGCGCGAGCGCCTTGCCGACTGGGTGCGCGACTACGGTCTTTCCTGCGAATTCGCCCATTCCGGCGAGGACTATGTTTTCCGCGATCCGCACGAGTTCGAGCATTTCCAGGACGAGGTCGGCTTCCTGCGCGAACTGGGCGTGCGCGTGGACGTCGTCGATGGCCCGACGTACGAGTTGATGGAGCCCGCGCTGAAGCCGGGCGTGGCCGGCGCGATCCGTTTCGACGGCGACGCCGTGCTGCGTCCGGATCGCTACGTGGGCGAGCTCGCGCGCGTGGTGCGTGCCCGCGGCGGCACCATCGTCGAACACTGCGCCTTCAGCGGCGTGCGCGAGGACGGCGATGGCGTATGCGTGTCGACCGCGCAGGGCGATGTGCGTGCGCGCGAGATGGTGATGGCGCTCGGCGCGTGGTCGCCCAGGCTCGCCGACGCCATCGGCGCCCCGGCGTTGAAGGCCGCGATCCAGCCGGGCAAGGGCTACTCGATCACGTACTCCACCCCTGCACGCGTGCCGCGCCGGCCACTGGTCCTGCGCGAACGCCAGGTGTGCGTGACGTCGTGGGAGAGCGGCTTCCGCCTTGGCAGCACGATGGAATTCAGCGGCTACGACGACACGCTCAATCCGCGTCGTCTCGCGGCGCTCGAGCGCGGCGCGAGCGAGTACCTTCATGAACCCTATGGCGCACAGAAGCAGGAACAGTGGTTCGGCTGGCGTCCGATGAGTTGCGACGACGTGCCGATCATCGGCCGCGTGCCGCGCAACGAACGCATCGTGGTCGCGACCGGCCACGGCATGATGGGCGTCAGCATGAGTGTGTCGACGGGACAACTCGTCGCCGATCTCATCACCGGACGGCGGCCGGACCTCGACCCGACGCCGTACGCCCTCGAGCGCTTCGCGTGA
- a CDS encoding DUF418 domain-containing protein: MSGEIPPSKAAFSDAGKDARRRLGAAPHALIPVRHTGDGDAGFGVVTTQASSVQASSAQPRERASAAPIAASERLVSLDVLRGLALLGIGLMNVEYFSKPLRDMGQGLDTSQPPLDYAASWLVYVFVQGKFWILFSLLFGMGFALLDDRARVAGRDFRALYLRRAAGLLVIGLVHALLIWAGDILVSYALGAFVLLWFRDAEPARQGRWGAALYGVPALALLLMAGAMWLSPESASPSAASASGAARLAAEKAHRAEEIVAYSTGSWGDAVRVRARFFIDNLDETLVFEVFALGVFLMGAWLLRSGAIADPVAHARLHRILRSVALPVGVALALTSASVAVRFDWETDGARALLAMSLMLLASPLMSLGYLSWTLRALQTQAGARALGALAPAGRMALTNYLMQSIVGTLAFYGYGLGWWAQVPRRWELLGVAMLFALQVAGSRAWLSRFRFGPVEWLWRACTYGRFPPMRATPARSP; encoded by the coding sequence GTGAGCGGCGAAATCCCACCGTCGAAAGCGGCGTTTTCCGACGCGGGCAAGGACGCGCGTCGCAGGCTTGGCGCTGCGCCGCATGCTCTAATCCCAGTCCGGCACACGGGGGACGGCGATGCGGGATTCGGTGTGGTGACCACGCAGGCATCGAGCGTGCAGGCTTCGAGCGCGCAGCCGCGCGAGCGGGCGTCGGCAGCGCCCATCGCGGCCAGCGAACGGCTCGTATCGCTGGACGTCCTGCGCGGCCTGGCGTTGCTCGGCATCGGGCTGATGAACGTCGAGTACTTCAGCAAGCCGCTGAGGGACATGGGGCAGGGGCTGGACACGTCGCAGCCGCCGCTGGACTACGCGGCGTCGTGGCTCGTGTACGTCTTCGTGCAGGGCAAGTTCTGGATCCTGTTCTCACTGCTGTTCGGCATGGGCTTCGCGCTGCTGGACGATCGCGCGCGCGTCGCGGGTCGGGATTTCCGCGCGCTGTACCTGCGCCGCGCGGCGGGGCTGCTGGTCATCGGGCTCGTGCATGCCTTGCTGATCTGGGCGGGGGACATCCTCGTCAGCTACGCGCTGGGCGCCTTCGTGCTGTTGTGGTTTCGCGACGCCGAGCCCGCGCGACAGGGTCGTTGGGGCGCGGCGCTGTACGGTGTGCCGGCGCTGGCGTTGCTGCTCATGGCGGGCGCGATGTGGCTTTCGCCAGAGTCCGCGTCGCCCTCCGCGGCGTCTGCGTCCGGGGCCGCGCGGCTGGCGGCAGAGAAGGCGCACCGTGCGGAGGAAATCGTCGCGTACTCCACCGGTTCATGGGGGGATGCCGTGCGCGTCCGGGCGCGTTTCTTCATCGACAATCTCGACGAGACGCTGGTGTTTGAGGTCTTCGCGCTGGGTGTGTTCCTGATGGGCGCCTGGCTGCTGCGCAGTGGCGCCATCGCCGATCCCGTTGCGCACGCGCGATTGCATCGCATCCTGCGCTCCGTCGCGTTGCCCGTCGGCGTGGCGCTTGCGTTGACCAGCGCGTCCGTCGCGGTGCGGTTCGACTGGGAGACCGACGGCGCCCGCGCGCTGCTGGCGATGTCCCTGATGCTGCTGGCGTCGCCGCTGATGAGCCTGGGCTATCTGTCCTGGACGCTGCGGGCCCTGCAGACGCAGGCCGGAGCGCGCGCACTTGGAGCGCTCGCGCCGGCCGGGCGCATGGCACTGACCAATTACCTGATGCAGTCGATCGTCGGCACACTGGCGTTCTACGGCTACGGCCTGGGATGGTGGGCGCAGGTTCCGCGGCGATGGGAGCTGCTGGGCGTGGCGATGCTGTTCGCGCTGCAGGTCGCCGGCAGCCGCGCCTGGCTCTCGCGCTTCCGATTCGGCCCGGTCGAATGGCTCTGGCGGGCTTGCACGTACGGTCGATTTCCGCCGATGCGGGCCACGCCCGCCCGGAGCCCCTAA